A DNA window from Acropora palmata chromosome 12, jaAcrPala1.3, whole genome shotgun sequence contains the following coding sequences:
- the LOC141859394 gene encoding uncharacterized protein LOC141859394 isoform X1 — protein MKPCSKPIAMALSITQIVMSAAFFLLGMIHGFYGERSVTLNRFFPCWIVALVLPVGIMGLALRSHQTLRSSQLLKHAIWSLCVVCIVWSALILYIYTDWWVVNLQLWAFFRNVGFKPNIVDGYFLAKGVEMVYTQGEKTTLVFCTFVIICSVIEIVLAAAMMKICKTTTTTPQLSSSSSGYYQIGECQQPLLVYPVGQQQVHVDVRENQCSQRRLETSI, from the exons ATGAAACCTTGCAGCAAGCCAATTGCTATGGCTTTGTCCATTACTCAAATCGTGATGTCTGCTGCTTTCTTTCTGCTTGGTATGATCCATGGGTTCTATGGAGAGCGTTCAGTCACCCTTAATCGATTTTTTCCATGCTGGATTGTCGCACTG GTCTTACCAGTCGGTATTATGGGCCTTGCACTAAGGTCCCATCAAACTCTTCGATCGTCGCAATTGCTG AAACACGCCATTTGGTCCTTGTGCGTGGTATGCATCGTCTGGTCAGCCCTTATACTGTACATCTACACAGACTGGTGGGTAGTAAACCTACAGCTCTGGGCCTTTTTTAGAAATGTTGGCTTCAAGCCTAATATAGTTGATGGATACTTTTTGGCAAAAGGAGTTGAAATGGTTTATACCCAGGGGGAAAAAACTACTCTGGTTTTCTGcacatttgtcatcatttgCAGTGTCATCGAGATCGTTCTTGCTGCTGCCATGATGAAGATCTGTAAGACAACTACGACGACCCCTCAGTTGTCTTCGAGTAGCAGTGGATATTACCAG ATTGGCGAGTGTCAGCAACCCCTGCTGGTATATCCTGTTGGACAACAGCAGGTGCACGTGGACGTCCGGGAGAATCAGTGCAGCCAACGACGTCTTGAAACATCGATTTAG
- the LOC141859394 gene encoding uncharacterized protein LOC141859394 isoform X2 produces the protein MKPCSKPIAMALSITQIVMSAAFFLLGMIHGFYGERSVTLNRFFPCWIVALVLPVGIMGLALRSHQTLRSSQLLKHAIWSLCVVCIVWSALILYIYTDCVIEIVLAAAMMKICKTTTTTPQLSSSSSGYYQIGECQQPLLVYPVGQQQVHVDVRENQCSQRRLETSI, from the exons ATGAAACCTTGCAGCAAGCCAATTGCTATGGCTTTGTCCATTACTCAAATCGTGATGTCTGCTGCTTTCTTTCTGCTTGGTATGATCCATGGGTTCTATGGAGAGCGTTCAGTCACCCTTAATCGATTTTTTCCATGCTGGATTGTCGCACTG GTCTTACCAGTCGGTATTATGGGCCTTGCACTAAGGTCCCATCAAACTCTTCGATCGTCGCAATTGCTG AAACACGCCATTTGGTCCTTGTGCGTGGTATGCATCGTCTGGTCAGCCCTTATACTGTACATCTACACAGACTG TGTCATCGAGATCGTTCTTGCTGCTGCCATGATGAAGATCTGTAAGACAACTACGACGACCCCTCAGTTGTCTTCGAGTAGCAGTGGATATTACCAG ATTGGCGAGTGTCAGCAACCCCTGCTGGTATATCCTGTTGGACAACAGCAGGTGCACGTGGACGTCCGGGAGAATCAGTGCAGCCAACGACGTCTTGAAACATCGATTTAG